Part of the Microbacterium sp. Clip185 genome is shown below.
GTCGAAGCTGCGGATCGTGTCCAGCGTGTCCCACGCGAGGGCGGTACCGTCATCCAGCCGAGCATCGACATGCGGGGCATCGTCGTGTCCTTCCGGGATGTCGACGCCCAAGGAGCGGTAGAACGCGAGCGAGGCCGCCATGTCCTGCGTGACGATGCCGATGAATCCGAGTCTGAGTGCCATGGCTCCACGCTAGGGGCGCACCGCCTCCCGTGTCTTGAACCGAACGGCCACGATGTCGGGGCCGCGCTGAGACGACCGCGCCCCCTTTTGGGCATTCTCCCGGCGCCTGACGTTCCAAGGTCGTGTCGGGCGGGGATACGGTCGGGGCCATGACCGACTGGCAGGCGCGATTGCGTCAATTGCCCGTCGAGGAGTGGGCGACGCTGCTCGACGCGAACTCCGGGCTGCCCGGCCCTCGGGCGAACACGGCTCTCGCCGCGGCATTCGCCGTCGTCGCCGATGAATCCGCTCTCCTCGCGCTCGGCACCCGCGACGACGAGTTCACCGCGATGTGCGTCGCCGCTGCTCACGGTGCCCACGCCGATGAGAACGAACACGTCGCCGCCGCCTTGCACGGCGCATCCGATGATCGGTGGCGTGTGCGCGAAGGCGTCGCGATGGGACTGCAGCTTTTGGGCGATCGCGACGTCGACCGCCTCGCCGACATCGTGAGCGAGTGGGTCGAGTCGGAGGATCCGCTCGTGCAGCGTGCCGCGGTGGCGGCGATCTGTGAACCGCGACTGCTGCGCTCCCCCGCATCCGCCGCCGTCGCCGTGCGCGTGTGCGCCCGCGCGACCGCACTGCTGGCTGGGCGACCCGCCGCCGTGCGTCGAGACGCGGATGTGCGCACGCTGCGGCAAGCGCTGGGCTACGGCTGGAGCGTGGCGGTCGCCGCCGACCCCGCCGTCGGGCTTCCCGCCTTCCTGGGGCTCGACACGTCGGATGCCGACGTCGCGCGGATCGTGGCGGAGAACCGCAAGAAGAAGCGCCTCTCTGCCCTGCTGTGATCGCGGGCGCCCACTCAGTTGATGATCTGGGCGTCGGGGTTCGTATTGAGGGCGTCGATGCGCTCCCGCCACGACTGCAGCGCCTCGGGAGTCAGGCGGGTCCAGTCGGTCACTTCGCGCACGATCCGCAGGGGCGCCGCGCTGCGGTACGAACGCGTCGGGTTGCCGGGGAACTTCTTATCCGTCACGTTCGGATCGTTCTCGAAGGCACCGGTGGGTTCCACTTCGTAGACGTGCGGCGTGTCGCTGTCGCCGCGAGCCGCGATCTCCGCAGCAAGTCCCGCACCGTCGACCAGCGCCGTGAAGTAGATGTGGTTCAT
Proteins encoded:
- the arr gene encoding NAD(+)--rifampin ADP-ribosyltransferase, producing MSDALDDGPFFHGTKAHLSPGDLLVAGHRSNYRPEVVMNHIYFTALVDGAGLAAEIAARGDSDTPHVYEVEPTGAFENDPNVTDKKFPGNPTRSYRSAAPLRIVREVTDWTRLTPEALQSWRERIDALNTNPDAQIIN
- a CDS encoding HEAT repeat domain-containing protein; this translates as MTDWQARLRQLPVEEWATLLDANSGLPGPRANTALAAAFAVVADESALLALGTRDDEFTAMCVAAAHGAHADENEHVAAALHGASDDRWRVREGVAMGLQLLGDRDVDRLADIVSEWVESEDPLVQRAAVAAICEPRLLRSPASAAVAVRVCARATALLAGRPAAVRRDADVRTLRQALGYGWSVAVAADPAVGLPAFLGLDTSDADVARIVAENRKKKRLSALL